A single window of Solanum dulcamara chromosome 5, daSolDulc1.2, whole genome shotgun sequence DNA harbors:
- the LOC129890451 gene encoding agamous-like MADS-box protein AGL62 encodes MPRIGNGRKKIDIVKIQDDKRLQVTFSKRRANLFKKAIELCTMCGAEIAIVGFTPGNKVYSFGHPCVDRVVDRFLMGNLPQDINISDQLVEVYRKERILQGNREVSEKQEMLDREIKRREALQAIKRDTASGQRWWEAPIEDLNSPQLKQMEKALEFINERLRREAQRQQLVHGTIFPFSNFGSSLTPTGSSSNASQS; translated from the coding sequence ATGCCAAGAATAGGTAATGGTCGAAAGAAAATTGACATAGTGAAAATTCAAGATGATAAAAGATTACAAGTCACCTTTTCAAAGCGCCGCGCTAATCTCTTCAAGAAGGCTATTGAACTTTGTACAATGTGTGGTGCCGAAATTGCCATTGTAGGTTTTACCCCTGGTAACAAAGTTTATTCATTTGGGCACCCTTGTGTAGATAGAGTCGTGGATAGGTTTCTCATGGGGAACCTTCCACAAGATATTAATATTTCTGACCAACTCGTTGAGGTTTACCGGAAAGAGAGAATTCTTCAGGGAAATAGAGAGGTAAGCGAGAAACAAGAGATGCTAGATAGGGAGATAAAACGTAGAGAAGCGCTACAAGCAATAAAGAGGGATACTGCTTCGGGCCAACGTTGGTGGGAAGCTCCAATTGAAGATCTCAACTCTCCTCAACTTAAACAAATGGAGAAGGCCTTGGAATTCATAAATGAGAGACTTAGAAGAGAGGCACAACGCCAACAATTGGTGCATGGTACTATATTCccattttcaaattttggaagTTCTTTGACTCCTACTGGAAGTTCTTCCAATGCAAGCCAgtcttaa